The Chitinivorax sp. PXF-14 genome contains a region encoding:
- the fnr gene encoding fumarate/nitrate reduction transcriptional regulator Fnr, with product MSGASVVPIREVSFKQLKVACSSCSLRELCLPLGLSHDEMSQLEKLISLGVRVKKGEPLYRAGEPFRSLYAVRTGFFKTTVLAEDGREQVTGFQMSGELIGLDAISTERHTCNAVALEDSEICEIPFNRLEELCRQVPVLQHHLYKVMSREIVRDHGVMMLLGNMKAEERLAAFLLNLSQRFSIRGYSATGFYLRMTREEIGSFLGLKLETVSRIFSRFQDEGLLKVQNKYVEVLDVGGLKATLNGCAGS from the coding sequence ATGTCTGGTGCCTCCGTCGTTCCGATCCGGGAAGTCTCCTTCAAGCAGTTGAAAGTTGCTTGTTCCTCGTGTTCGTTACGTGAGTTGTGCCTGCCGTTGGGTCTGTCGCATGACGAGATGAGCCAGCTGGAAAAGCTGATCAGCCTGGGTGTGAGGGTAAAGAAAGGCGAGCCGCTGTATCGTGCCGGCGAGCCGTTCCGCTCGCTATATGCGGTGCGCACGGGTTTCTTCAAGACCACGGTGCTGGCGGAAGACGGGCGCGAGCAGGTGACGGGTTTTCAGATGTCGGGCGAGCTGATCGGGCTCGATGCGATCAGCACCGAACGCCACACCTGCAATGCCGTTGCACTCGAAGACAGTGAAATCTGCGAGATTCCATTCAATCGCCTGGAGGAATTGTGCCGCCAGGTGCCTGTGCTTCAGCATCATCTGTATAAGGTAATGAGCCGCGAGATTGTGCGCGATCATGGCGTGATGATGCTGCTCGGCAATATGAAGGCAGAAGAGCGGTTGGCCGCCTTCCTGCTGAACCTGTCCCAGCGTTTTTCCATTCGGGGTTATTCTGCCACGGGTTTTTACCTGCGCATGACCCGCGAGGAGATTGGCAGCTTCCTTGGCCTCAAGCTCGAAACCGTGAGCCGGATTTTCTCGCGCTTCCAGGACGAGGGATTGCTCAAGGTCCAGAACAAGTATGTCGAGGTGCTCGATGTTGGCGGGCTTAAGGCCACGCTGAATGGCTGCGCCGGCAGCTAA
- the hemN gene encoding oxygen-independent coproporphyrinogen III oxidase: MQTSSPLLAPVSDFDHVEVDLDLIRRLDRNGPRYTSYPTADRFVEAFNAQTYTSWLRDRNIGAISRPLSLYFHIPFCNTICYYCACNKVITKDRARSAKYVKYLIQEMAMHAQLLGNDRRVEQLHWGGGTPTFLPHDQIAELMQATREHFQLIDDGEYSIEIDPRKVDHETVALLGKQGFNRMSIGVQDFDHDVQVAVNRVQSEEETLGVMQAARDNGFKSISMDLIYGLPKQTLASFSQTLDKVIAAAPDRLSIYSYAHLPQLFKPQRRINVVELPTAQSKLDILKLAIGKLTDAGYVYIGMDHFAKPDDELAIAQRQGRLHRNFQGYSTHADCDLVAMGISAIGKIGPTYSQNFRTLDEYYDCLDRNELPIMRGIELTADDLLRRAIIQALMCHFEISIESLEVAYLVDFNRYFTAEIELLRDYEREGLLTLADGWLTVTPKGRLLIRTICMVFDKYLRHDQERQRYSKVI; this comes from the coding sequence ATGCAAACTTCCTCCCCCCTGCTGGCCCCTGTCTCGGATTTTGATCATGTCGAGGTCGATCTGGACTTGATCCGTCGTCTCGATCGTAATGGCCCGAGGTATACCTCATACCCAACGGCAGACCGTTTCGTCGAGGCATTCAACGCGCAGACCTATACCAGCTGGCTCAGGGATCGCAATATCGGCGCCATCTCGCGCCCGTTGTCACTGTACTTCCACATTCCATTCTGCAACACCATCTGCTACTACTGCGCTTGCAACAAGGTCATCACCAAGGATCGAGCCCGCTCGGCCAAGTATGTGAAATACCTGATTCAGGAAATGGCCATGCATGCGCAATTGCTCGGCAACGACCGGCGTGTCGAGCAACTGCACTGGGGTGGCGGCACGCCGACCTTCCTGCCGCACGACCAGATCGCCGAACTGATGCAGGCCACGCGCGAGCATTTCCAGCTGATCGACGACGGCGAGTATTCGATCGAGATCGACCCGCGCAAGGTGGATCACGAAACCGTCGCCCTGCTCGGCAAGCAAGGCTTCAACCGCATGAGCATCGGCGTGCAGGACTTCGACCACGATGTACAGGTAGCCGTCAACCGCGTGCAGTCCGAGGAAGAAACGCTCGGCGTCATGCAAGCCGCACGCGACAACGGCTTCAAATCGATCAGCATGGACCTGATCTACGGCCTGCCCAAGCAGACCCTGGCATCGTTCTCACAGACGCTCGACAAGGTCATCGCGGCCGCCCCCGATCGCCTGTCGATCTACAGCTATGCCCACCTGCCCCAGCTGTTCAAGCCGCAACGGCGTATCAACGTGGTGGAATTGCCGACGGCGCAATCCAAGCTCGACATACTGAAACTCGCCATCGGCAAGCTTACCGATGCAGGCTACGTCTACATCGGCATGGATCACTTCGCCAAGCCGGATGACGAGCTGGCCATCGCGCAGCGGCAAGGCCGCCTGCACCGCAATTTTCAGGGCTACTCCACCCACGCCGACTGCGATCTGGTAGCCATGGGCATCTCGGCCATCGGCAAGATCGGCCCGACCTACAGCCAGAATTTCCGCACACTGGATGAGTACTACGATTGCCTCGACCGTAACGAGTTGCCGATCATGCGCGGCATCGAGCTCACCGCGGACGATCTGCTGCGCCGGGCGATCATCCAGGCATTGATGTGTCATTTCGAGATTTCGATCGAATCGCTCGAAGTCGCCTATCTCGTCGACTTCAATCGCTACTTCACCGCTGAGATCGAGCTGCTGCGTGACTATGAACGCGAAGGCCTGTTGACGCTGGCCGATGGCTGGCTCACGGTCACCCCCAAGGGGCGGCTGCTGATTCGCACCATCTGCATGGTCTTCGACAAGTACCTGCGCCACGATCAGGAACGCCAGCGCTACTCGAAGGTAATCTGA
- a CDS encoding sulfite exporter TauE/SafE family protein, whose protein sequence is MLEVSFLSLFLAGLLGGVHCIGMCGGLVSALSLQLPPGRARWPFLLAYNLARLSSYALAGMLAGLAGSASGLFQHLLPVSLVLYLLASLLLIGLGLYLAGLSNAISWLERPGKRLWRHLNPVLTKLLPVRSLGQAWLVGMLWGWLPCGLVYTALVSALASGAPLKGAGIMLCFGAGTLPNLLAMGVTAQKLSTFTRKPLVRKIAGLTVAGFGFVGVARVVLAGI, encoded by the coding sequence ATGTTAGAGGTCAGCTTTCTTTCCCTGTTCTTGGCGGGTCTGCTTGGTGGCGTGCACTGCATCGGCATGTGCGGCGGCCTGGTCAGCGCACTGAGCCTGCAACTGCCTCCGGGGCGCGCGCGCTGGCCTTTCCTGCTGGCCTATAACCTGGCCCGGCTCAGCAGCTACGCGCTGGCAGGCATGCTGGCGGGGCTGGCCGGGTCCGCGAGCGGGCTATTCCAGCACCTGCTGCCGGTGAGCCTGGTGCTTTACCTGCTGGCAAGCCTGCTGCTGATCGGGCTCGGGCTCTATCTGGCCGGGCTGTCGAATGCAATTTCCTGGCTGGAACGCCCAGGCAAACGGCTTTGGCGCCATCTCAACCCTGTGCTGACCAAACTGCTGCCCGTGCGCTCGCTCGGCCAAGCCTGGTTGGTAGGCATGCTCTGGGGCTGGCTGCCATGCGGGCTGGTCTATACGGCGCTGGTGTCCGCCCTCGCCAGCGGTGCCCCGCTCAAGGGGGCGGGTATCATGCTGTGTTTCGGTGCCGGCACCCTGCCCAACCTGCTAGCTATGGGTGTCACCGCACAAAAACTGTCTACCTTCACACGCAAGCCGCTGGTACGCAAGATTGCCGGCCTGACCGTGGCGGGGTTCGGCTTCGTCGGCGTAGCCCGCGTCGTGCTTGCGGGCATCTGA
- the ispF gene encoding 2-C-methyl-D-erythritol 2,4-cyclodiphosphate synthase, whose protein sequence is MRIGQGFDVHALVEGRRLIIGGVDIPYEKGLLGHSDADVLLHAITDALIGAAALGDIGRHFPDTDPRFKGEDSRVLLRETWKLVHDKGYRVANIDATIIAQAPKMAPHIPQMVANIADDLGLLPDEVNVKAKTTERLGFTGRGEGIAAEAVCLLQKHQ, encoded by the coding sequence ATGAGAATTGGGCAAGGATTCGATGTTCACGCACTGGTCGAGGGGCGCCGCCTGATCATCGGTGGTGTCGACATCCCATACGAGAAGGGATTGCTTGGCCACTCCGACGCGGATGTGCTGCTGCACGCGATCACCGATGCACTGATCGGGGCGGCGGCGCTGGGTGATATCGGCAGGCATTTCCCTGATACCGACCCCCGCTTCAAGGGTGAGGACAGTCGTGTGCTGCTGCGGGAAACCTGGAAGCTGGTCCACGACAAGGGTTATCGCGTGGCCAATATCGACGCGACCATCATTGCACAGGCACCAAAAATGGCCCCGCATATTCCGCAGATGGTTGCCAATATTGCCGATGATCTGGGGCTCTTGCCCGACGAGGTCAACGTCAAGGCCAAGACGACCGAGCGGCTGGGGTTCACCGGGCGTGGCGAGGGCATCGCCGCGGAAGCCGTGTGCCTCTTGCAGAAGCACCAATAG
- the ispD gene encoding 2-C-methyl-D-erythritol 4-phosphate cytidylyltransferase — protein MPAEVRRVALLPAAGSGSRMGGSLPKQYLDLAGEPIIMHTVRRFIENADIDCVAVVLSADDSYFDAHDWRFAGSRLRVLRCGGDSRAESVRNGLRALAGEFDWQDWVLVHDAARPCLGARLLVDMMIELEDDEVGGILAIPVADTLKRTTDGAHIAETVPRDMLWQAQTPQMLRFGLLHEALERDCGPGITDEASALERLGWQPRLVKGSPRNLKVTYSSDLPLAELILKSEQ, from the coding sequence ATGCCAGCTGAGGTGCGCCGTGTGGCCTTGCTGCCGGCGGCAGGCAGCGGCTCGCGCATGGGCGGAAGCCTGCCCAAGCAATATCTCGATCTGGCTGGTGAGCCGATCATTATGCACACCGTGCGCCGCTTCATCGAGAATGCGGACATCGACTGCGTGGCGGTCGTATTGAGCGCCGACGACAGCTATTTCGATGCCCATGACTGGCGGTTTGCCGGCAGCCGCCTGCGTGTGCTGCGCTGTGGCGGCGACAGCAGGGCGGAATCGGTGCGCAATGGCTTGCGTGCGCTCGCCGGCGAATTTGACTGGCAGGATTGGGTGCTGGTGCATGACGCCGCCAGACCTTGCCTTGGCGCACGCCTATTGGTGGACATGATGATCGAGCTCGAAGACGACGAGGTGGGCGGCATCCTGGCGATACCGGTGGCCGACACCCTCAAGCGTACCACCGATGGTGCACATATTGCCGAGACGGTGCCGCGCGACATGCTGTGGCAGGCGCAAACGCCGCAGATGCTGCGTTTTGGCCTGCTGCACGAAGCGCTGGAGCGCGATTGCGGCCCAGGCATCACAGACGAGGCCTCCGCCCTCGAACGGTTGGGCTGGCAACCGCGCCTGGTCAAGGGCAGCCCACGCAACCTGAAAGTTACCTATTCCTCCGATCTGCCTTTGGCAGAGCTGATCTTGAAAAGCGAGCAATGA
- the dnaQ gene encoding DNA polymerase III subunit epsilon produces MRQIILDTETTGLDPQQGHRIIEIAGVEMINRKLSTPDRHYHSFMNPGRDSDEAALQVHGLTTEFLSDKPKFAEIAQDFLEFVRGAELIIHNAAFDIGFLNAELGKLGLGKMQDHVAGVIDTLVMAKEMFPGKRNNLDALCDRFEIDRSARTLHGALIDCELLSDVYLAMTRGQESLVMDIVDNTPAQALTFKAERSRPLRVVRASEAELAAHDAYLGDLDKAVKGTCTWRQLISTTEPADAS; encoded by the coding sequence ATGAGACAAATCATCCTCGATACCGAAACCACCGGCCTGGATCCGCAACAGGGTCATCGCATCATCGAAATTGCCGGTGTGGAGATGATCAACCGCAAGCTATCTACGCCGGATCGCCACTACCATAGCTTCATGAACCCGGGCCGCGACAGCGATGAAGCCGCCCTGCAGGTGCACGGCCTGACGACCGAGTTTCTGTCGGACAAGCCCAAGTTCGCCGAGATTGCCCAGGATTTTCTCGAGTTCGTCCGCGGTGCCGAGCTGATCATTCACAACGCGGCATTTGACATCGGCTTTCTGAACGCCGAGCTGGGCAAGCTCGGGCTGGGCAAGATGCAGGACCATGTCGCCGGCGTCATCGATACGCTGGTCATGGCCAAGGAGATGTTTCCGGGCAAGCGCAACAACCTCGATGCGCTGTGCGATCGCTTCGAGATCGACCGCTCGGCGCGGACATTGCACGGCGCGTTGATCGACTGCGAACTGCTCTCCGATGTCTATCTCGCGATGACCCGCGGCCAGGAGAGCCTGGTGATGGACATCGTCGACAACACGCCGGCCCAGGCGCTGACCTTCAAGGCTGAACGCAGCCGGCCGCTGAGGGTGGTGCGTGCAAGCGAGGCAGAGCTGGCGGCGCACGATGCTTACCTGGGCGACCTCGACAAGGCCGTGAAGGGCACGTGCACCTGGCGTCAGCTCATCAGCACGACGGAGCCGGCCGATGCCAGCTGA
- the rnhA gene encoding ribonuclease HI, which translates to MTDQITVDIYTDGACKGNPGPGGWGALLRYGAQEKELFGGEPMTTNNRMELLAVIEALNALKRPCTVTLYTDSQYVQKGISEWIHGWKKKGWKTSQNQPVKNADLWQRLDQAQSQHKIDWRWVKGHAGHEFNERADQLANRGVEAAR; encoded by the coding sequence ATGACAGACCAGATCACAGTCGATATCTATACCGATGGCGCTTGCAAGGGCAACCCGGGCCCAGGTGGCTGGGGGGCGCTGCTGCGCTATGGGGCGCAGGAGAAGGAGCTCTTTGGCGGCGAGCCGATGACCACCAATAACCGTATGGAGCTGCTTGCGGTGATCGAGGCGCTCAACGCGCTGAAACGGCCATGCACGGTCACGCTGTATACCGACTCGCAATATGTGCAGAAGGGCATCAGCGAGTGGATACACGGCTGGAAGAAAAAGGGCTGGAAGACCAGCCAGAACCAGCCGGTCAAGAATGCAGACTTATGGCAGCGCCTGGATCAGGCGCAAAGCCAGCACAAGATCGACTGGCGCTGGGTCAAGGGTCACGCCGGGCATGAATTCAACGAACGGGCCGACCAGCTCGCGAATCGCGGTGTAGAAGCAGCACGATAA
- a CDS encoding methyltransferase domain-containing protein: MQDWNEWWQSALGQYVIEREQEYFDRTVANLFGYHAVQIGMSQFDFLRANRMPHHFHLGREVGAELCCDPTQVPLETSSVDLVVLPHVLDTSEHPHQVLREAERVLVPEGQLVVAGFNPWSLWGAKRYWARRNGAPWSANFVSLPRIKDWLELLGFEARTTQLAGYAPPFSQRHWLERFCFVEEAGRRWWPVAGGVYFLHATKRVRGMRLITPAWQQIQLRARLAALAEKNGVGAAARTIEQRSKSS; this comes from the coding sequence ATGCAGGATTGGAACGAGTGGTGGCAATCCGCCCTGGGTCAGTATGTCATAGAACGCGAGCAGGAGTACTTTGATCGCACGGTAGCCAATTTGTTCGGCTACCACGCGGTGCAGATCGGTATGTCACAGTTCGATTTCCTGCGCGCCAACCGGATGCCCCACCATTTCCATCTGGGGCGGGAGGTGGGCGCCGAGCTCTGCTGCGACCCGACCCAGGTGCCGCTGGAGACATCCAGCGTCGATCTGGTTGTCTTGCCCCATGTGCTCGATACCAGCGAGCACCCGCACCAGGTCTTGCGCGAAGCGGAGCGCGTGCTGGTGCCGGAAGGGCAGCTCGTGGTGGCAGGCTTCAACCCCTGGAGCCTGTGGGGCGCCAAGCGCTACTGGGCGCGGCGCAATGGTGCGCCATGGTCTGCCAACTTTGTCAGCCTGCCGCGCATCAAGGATTGGCTCGAACTGCTTGGTTTCGAGGCGCGGACCACGCAGTTGGCCGGCTATGCCCCGCCATTCTCGCAGCGACACTGGCTGGAGCGCTTCTGTTTCGTCGAAGAGGCCGGCCGGCGCTGGTGGCCGGTAGCAGGGGGGGTGTACTTCCTGCACGCGACGAAACGGGTGCGCGGCATGCGGCTGATCACGCCGGCGTGGCAGCAAATCCAGCTGCGTGCTAGGCTCGCGGCCCTCGCGGAAAAGAACGGAGTCGGCGCCGCTGCGCGCACCATCGAGCAGCGGTCGAAATCATCATGA
- the gloB gene encoding hydroxyacylglutathione hydrolase, with amino-acid sequence MKIIPIPAFQDNYIWLLSDGPNAVVVDPGDAEPVMHHLEDQGLSLTAILLTHHHADHVGGVAKLLSCRPVPVFGPLGSPYPGITHPLSDGERIAVPGLACELSVMAVPGHTLDHIAYYGDGRLFCGDTLFACGCGRLFEGSPEQMHVSLSRLAALPGPTEVYCTHEYTLSNQRFALAVEPDNLDLQQRHAADSARRDKGEATLPSSIELEHRTNPFLRASLESVRQAAEQHAGHPLPDACSVFATLRAWKDGFRG; translated from the coding sequence ATGAAGATCATCCCCATCCCAGCGTTTCAAGATAATTATATCTGGCTTTTGAGCGACGGCCCGAATGCCGTCGTGGTGGACCCGGGCGACGCCGAGCCAGTCATGCACCACCTGGAAGATCAGGGGCTGTCGCTGACGGCGATCCTGCTGACCCACCATCATGCCGATCACGTCGGTGGGGTGGCCAAGCTGTTGTCGTGCAGGCCCGTGCCGGTATTCGGACCGCTGGGCAGCCCCTATCCGGGCATCACGCACCCACTGTCCGACGGCGAGCGGATCGCGGTCCCGGGCCTGGCTTGTGAGCTGTCGGTCATGGCCGTGCCGGGCCATACGCTCGACCATATCGCCTACTATGGCGATGGCCGGCTGTTCTGCGGCGATACCCTGTTTGCCTGCGGTTGCGGCCGCCTGTTCGAAGGCAGCCCGGAGCAGATGCACGTTTCGCTGTCGCGCCTGGCCGCGCTCCCCGGGCCGACCGAGGTATATTGCACCCACGAATATACGCTGTCGAACCAACGTTTCGCCCTGGCCGTCGAGCCAGACAATCTCGATCTGCAACAGCGCCACGCGGCGGACAGCGCGCGCCGCGACAAAGGCGAAGCCACGCTGCCGAGCAGCATCGAGCTGGAACATCGCACCAACCCCTTCCTGCGGGCCTCGCTCGAGTCGGTCAGACAGGCAGCGGAGCAGCATGCCGGCCACCCACTACCCGACGCCTGTAGCGTATTTGCAACACTGCGCGCCTGGAAGGATGGGTTCCGCGGTTGA
- a CDS encoding LysM peptidoglycan-binding domain-containing protein, whose product MKKLPFLVLTVFGLGASAPLFAAETRFTPPDSPQTAPQPGISQEAAIPAQVEPAADADDNTAEPDRLTPNLLADVDLWERMRMGFSIPNLDSPQVREYEQYYANRPESLYRMVERAQRYLYHIVNELERRGMPVDLALLPMIESAFNPKAYSPAHAAGIWQFVPSTGKNYGLEQTWWYDGRRDVLAATDAALDYLQYLYGLFGDWHLALAAYNWGEGAVSRALAKNRASGLPEDYLDIRMPAETQNYVPKLLAVRNIFANPKAYGINVRSIPNRPYFTVVSAPVHMDTKVAAKLAEIPVDEFVHLNPAFNKPVIAYKPSRKLLIPTDKADAFNENLASYDKPLLSWKPYSTARGERYEQIAAKFGISVDRLREINSIGHVRVARGEMLLVPSTGADEDATQNVAAPQPAVPTLPTYAKLERIDSNPGTYKVKHGDTAFSVAKRYQLTVAELSHLNKLRAGHITPGQMLVVAKPDTVKPTKLAEARSGKQAVHKAAQPKTTRYVVQRGDTVYSIARKFNVAAADIQRWNKLGKHLNPGLKVTLYLPDNS is encoded by the coding sequence ATGAAGAAACTGCCGTTCCTGGTTCTTACCGTCTTCGGATTGGGTGCTTCCGCCCCGCTCTTTGCGGCGGAAACGCGTTTCACGCCGCCAGATTCCCCGCAAACAGCGCCCCAGCCCGGCATATCGCAGGAAGCCGCCATCCCCGCACAGGTGGAGCCGGCAGCCGACGCGGACGACAACACCGCTGAGCCGGACCGGCTGACCCCCAATCTGCTCGCTGACGTGGATCTCTGGGAGCGGATGCGCATGGGATTCAGCATTCCGAATCTCGATTCGCCCCAGGTACGCGAATATGAGCAGTATTACGCCAACCGCCCGGAATCGCTGTATCGCATGGTCGAACGCGCGCAGCGCTACCTGTATCACATCGTCAACGAGCTCGAACGCCGCGGCATGCCTGTCGACCTGGCGCTGCTGCCGATGATCGAAAGCGCCTTCAATCCCAAGGCCTACTCGCCGGCCCATGCAGCCGGCATCTGGCAGTTCGTGCCTTCCACCGGCAAGAACTACGGCCTCGAACAGACCTGGTGGTATGACGGCCGGCGCGACGTGCTGGCCGCTACCGACGCAGCGCTCGACTATCTGCAGTATCTGTACGGCCTGTTCGGCGACTGGCATCTGGCGCTGGCGGCCTACAACTGGGGAGAAGGCGCCGTCTCGCGGGCACTGGCCAAGAACCGGGCCAGCGGCCTGCCCGAGGACTACCTCGATATCCGCATGCCGGCCGAAACGCAGAACTATGTGCCCAAACTGCTGGCAGTCCGCAACATCTTTGCCAACCCCAAGGCCTACGGTATCAACGTACGCTCGATTCCGAACCGGCCGTATTTCACCGTCGTCAGCGCACCGGTCCACATGGATACCAAGGTGGCGGCGAAGCTGGCGGAAATCCCGGTGGACGAATTCGTGCACCTGAATCCGGCCTTCAACAAGCCAGTCATCGCCTACAAGCCAAGCCGCAAGCTGCTGATCCCCACCGACAAGGCTGACGCATTCAACGAGAATCTGGCCAGCTACGATAAGCCGCTGCTGAGCTGGAAACCCTATAGCACCGCGCGGGGCGAGCGCTACGAGCAGATTGCGGCGAAATTCGGCATCTCGGTCGACAGGCTGCGGGAAATCAACAGCATCGGGCACGTGCGCGTCGCTCGTGGGGAAATGCTGCTGGTCCCCAGCACGGGGGCGGATGAAGACGCCACCCAAAACGTCGCGGCACCGCAGCCAGCCGTACCCACCCTGCCCACCTACGCCAAGCTGGAGCGCATCGACAGCAACCCAGGCACTTACAAGGTCAAGCACGGCGATACCGCGTTCAGTGTGGCCAAGCGCTATCAACTAACCGTTGCCGAGTTGAGCCACCTGAACAAGTTGCGGGCGGGCCACATCACCCCGGGCCAGATGCTCGTGGTAGCCAAGCCCGACACGGTCAAGCCGACAAAGCTGGCCGAGGCTCGCAGTGGCAAGCAGGCGGTGCACAAGGCCGCACAACCAAAAACCACACGCTATGTGGTTCAGCGCGGCGACACGGTATACAGCATCGCCCGCAAGTTCAACGTGGCCGCAGCCGACATTCAGCGCTGGAACAAGCTCGGCAAGCACCTGAACCCAGGCCTGAAGGTAACCTTGTATCTGCCGGACAATAGCTGA
- a CDS encoding oxidoreductase-like domain-containing protein — translation MTDLPTPPEPPEPPLDSDCCGSGCDVCVHDMYTAELTEYRRQLAEYQQQIQARAEAGTADPS, via the coding sequence ATGACCGATCTCCCTACTCCACCAGAACCACCAGAGCCCCCTTTGGATAGCGACTGCTGCGGCAGTGGTTGCGATGTGTGCGTACACGACATGTACACCGCCGAACTCACCGAATACCGCCGCCAGCTGGCCGAGTACCAGCAGCAGATACAGGCCCGGGCCGAAGCCGGCACGGCCGATCCATCCTGA
- a CDS encoding translation initiation factor Sui1: MSNSRAVYSTEHGRLCPGCGHPSNACTCKQAAPPAGDGVIRVRRETGGRGGKTVTTATGFIIDDATLKQLATELKRKCGTGGALKERVVEIQGDHRETIKAELEKRGFTVKLAGG, encoded by the coding sequence GTGTCCAACTCACGCGCAGTCTATTCGACCGAGCATGGCCGGCTCTGCCCTGGCTGCGGTCACCCCTCGAATGCCTGCACCTGCAAGCAAGCCGCGCCGCCGGCCGGTGATGGCGTCATTCGCGTTCGCCGGGAAACCGGTGGCCGTGGCGGTAAGACGGTGACCACCGCCACCGGCTTCATCATCGACGATGCCACATTGAAGCAGCTGGCGACCGAGCTCAAGCGCAAGTGCGGCACCGGCGGCGCGCTCAAGGAGCGCGTAGTGGAAATCCAGGGCGATCACCGTGAAACGATCAAGGCCGAGCTCGAGAAGCGCGGCTTCACCGTCAAGCTCGCCGGGGGCTAG
- a CDS encoding YchJ family protein, producing the protein MAKAKAHPTCPCGPPASFERCCGRYLQGAEAAPGAETLMRSRYSAYALQHDRYLLDTWHRSTRPEALDPNEHVGIKWIGLQVLRASEHGDEASVEFVARYKIGGRAGKLHELSRFVREDGRWYYVDGQLHD; encoded by the coding sequence ATGGCCAAGGCAAAGGCACATCCGACCTGCCCCTGCGGCCCGCCGGCATCGTTCGAGCGCTGCTGCGGCCGCTATCTGCAAGGGGCGGAAGCTGCCCCCGGTGCGGAGACGCTGATGCGTTCGCGCTATAGCGCCTACGCCCTGCAACACGATCGATACCTGCTCGACACCTGGCATCGCTCCACCCGGCCGGAAGCGCTCGACCCCAACGAACACGTCGGTATCAAGTGGATCGGCCTGCAAGTCCTGCGGGCAAGCGAGCACGGCGACGAGGCAAGCGTCGAGTTCGTCGCCCGCTACAAGATCGGCGGACGTGCCGGCAAGCTGCACGAGCTGAGCCGTTTTGTGCGCGAGGATGGCCGCTGGTACTACGTCGACGGCCAACTTCACGACTGA